Part of the Brassica napus cultivar Da-Ae unplaced genomic scaffold, Da-Ae ScsIHWf_2831;HRSCAF=3611, whole genome shotgun sequence genome, TAACCAGTACCAAGTATCAACGCGGTTTAGACAAGAAAACAATTCCCAGTTTCATTACTTTAGTTGCACCCCATATATGTTCATTTGATTCCTAATTTTATAATCTGCATAATCAAAAGACGAGAGAAACCTAAAGTGACGAATGCTAATGGCGTTTTCTGCTTGTCTTCTCTTAGTTTTTCTCGAAATCTTCTCCGTTTTTTTCCTTAGTCTTGCCCAAGATCAGTCAGGTAAAAGCTAGTTATAACATCTTCATCAAACCGGGTATGGTTTACTAAACAcactcttcttttcttcttctgtagGGTTCATCAGTCTGGACTGTGGTTCGCCGAGGGGAACGACTTTTCGTGAGGGAACAACAAACCTTACTTACATCTCGGATGCGAGTTTCATCAGTACCGGTGTTGGTAGAAGCATCAAACAAGCATACCGGACCCAGTTTCAGCAACAAGCCTGGTATAGATAATATTCTCagtatcaattaattttaatagCTTGAAGCTCAAGCTACATATTCTTTACAAGTTATTTTTACTTACTTCACAAGGAACCTAAGGAGTTTTCCACAAGGCATAAGAAACTGctataccctaaacctaaccATAGGCGATGAGTATCTGATCAGAACAAACTTCTTACACGGCGGTTATGACGATAATCCCACCACGCAATTCGAGCTCCACCTCGGGCCTAACCTATGGACTACAGTTTCAACCACAAACGAGACCCAAGCATCAATCTTTGAGATGATTCATGTCTTGAAGGCCGACCGTTTACAAATCTGTTTGGTCAAAACAGGAGACTCAACGCCTTTTATCTCCGCTTTAGAGCTTCGTAAACTCAAGAACACTACTTACTTGTCTCGACAAGGATCTTTGCAGCTCTTCATCAGAGCAGACGTTGGTGCAACTCTTAACCAAGGCTACAGGTATATAAGTTCATGTCAGGTCAGACAACTTAAAAAATGGTACTAAATATGCTTTTTTTTCGTTTTAGGTACGGAATCGATGTGTTTGATCGTGTCTGGACACCGTATAACTTTGGAAACTGGTCACAGATTAGTACCAACCAGACAGTGAATGTCAACAATGACTACCAGCCACCAGAGATTGCTATGGTCACAGCCTCAGTTCCAACAGACCCGGACGCACCTATGAACATTTCCCTAGTTGGCGTGGACAGCACCGTGCAATTCTACGTTTTTATGCATTTTGCCGAGATTCAAGAGCTAAAGTCCAATGAAACAAGAGAGTTCAACATCATGTACAATGACAAGCATATCTACGGACCCTTCAGACCGCTTAACTTCACAACTTCTTCCGTATTTACCTCTAACGAAGTTGGTGCCGATGCGAATGGAAAGTACACGTTTTCGCTTCAAAGGACAGGAAACGCGACGTTGCCTCCTCTACTCAATGGCATGGAGGTTTATTTGGTTAACTTGCTTCCGGAGCAAGAAACCGATGGAAAAGAAGGTTGGTAACTAACTACTTTtggatctatatatatatatagttgatcAAGAACCAAAAATTTACATGAGAAGTTTATTTATCAGTTGATGCAATGATGAACATCAAGTCGGGTTACGGTGTGAACAAGATTGACTGGGAAGGAGATACTTGCGCGCCACGGGCTTATAGGTGGTCTGGTGTTAATTGCAGTTATATAGACAATGAGCAGCCTAAGATCATTTCTTTGTAAGTATTAATCTTGTTCTGTTTTCATAACagagtttaatttttttcaacataatgcctatttttaaaaattattttaaatatttgatattgaAAACAGGAACTTGTCTGCAAGTGGCTTGACTGGAGAGATATTGGAATTCATATCGGAGCTTACCAATTTAGAAGTTCTGTAAGTAGTTATACTCAAGTTTTGTTAGTAAATGCAGCCAATTTGTAATAAAAgtcatatattttaatatgtgatttattTTGGCTTTGATTTTCTTGCAGTGACTTGTCTAACAATACTTTAACTGGTTCGGTTCCAGAGTTTCTAGTGAACATGGAAACCTTAAAAGTCATGTAAGTTTAAGCACAAGGTGGCTCAAATCTAAAACTTGGTCAATGAACAAAAAGAAACCGAACATATTGTAACCTCTGTTCACTCTGTTTTGCGCAGAAACCTATCAAACAATGAGCTAAATGGTTCAATCCCTGCAACTCTCCTTGATAAAGCACGAAGAGGAAGGATTTCACTAAGGTAAAATATATCCCTTGCGTGTGAAACAAGTAAAAATTTGATTAAATCCTTAGACCTTTCTAATCATTTTTTCCTTTCAATCACATATATGAAACTCTAGTCTCGAAGGAAACACCGGGCTCTGTTCGATCATTTCATGCTCCaccaccaagaagaagaagaaaaacacgGTTATTGCACCTGTTGCAGCCTCACTTGTTTCAGTCTTCCTCATTGCAGCTGGAATCGTTACTTTCCTTGTCctcaagaggaagaagagagtcaAGCTTGGTCTTAACCCCAATTCAGGCACCGGTACAACACCGTTACATTCGAGGTCTCATGGCTATGAATCTCCAGTGATAGCCAAGAACCGCAAATTGACTTACATTGATGTTGTTAAGATTACAAACAACTTTGAGAGGGTTCTTGGTAGGGGAGGTTTTGGTGTGGTTTATTACGGAGTATTGGATAACCAACCAGTTGCTGTTAAGATGCTCACTGAGTCTACTGCACTTGGTTACAAACAGTTTAAAGCAGAGGTAATAATAACTAACATACTGAATAATTATTGAACCAATCTTTctctaaaacattttaaaaaaggtgttttgatttaattcttggatatgtttctgttttgtttacttgttagGTTGAGTTGCTTCTTAGAGTTCATCACAAAGATCTCACATGTCTTGTTGGATATTGCGAAGAAGGCGATAAATTGTCTCTCATCTATGAGTTCATGGCGAATGGAGACTTGAAAGAGCATTTATCAGGTCTGGTTTTGTCATACAAAATGTTCTCAACGTTTTGGGGTCTCAAAATTCTGatccttttgtttcaaaatatgatTTTCAGGGAAGCGTGGACCGTCGATACTAACTTGGGAAGGAAGGCTTCGTATAGCAGCCGAGTCAGCTCAAGGATTGGAGTATTTACACAATGGATGCAAACCACAAATAGTTCACCGTGACATTAAGACAACTAACATCTTATTAAACGAGAAGCTCCAAGCTAAGCTAGCTGATTTCGGGCTTTCGCGGTCTTTCCCACTTGGAACTGAGACTCATGTCTCCACCGTAGTTGCAGGAACTCCTGGATACCTTGATCCTGAGTAAGTTTTAATCTCTACTCTCAACAatgttattgaatttttttatttcttgttaatattatgtgtttgtctttcttttattttcaggTACTACAGAACAAATTGGTTGACAGAGAAAAGCGATGTGTTCAGCTTCGGTGTTGTTCTACTTGAGCTAGTAACAAACCGACCCGTGATAGACCAGAAAAGGGAAAGGTCGCACATAGGTGAATGGGTTGGTTTGATGCTATCAAGAGGAGACATTAATAGCATTGTGGATCCTAAGCTTCAAGGAGACTTTGATCCGAACACGATATGGAAAGTGGTTGAGACCGCAATGACTTGTCTGAATCCGTCTTCTTCAAGGAGACCGACGATGACTCAAGTAGTAATGGATCTGAAAGAATGTCTGAACATGGAGATGGCAAGAAACATGGGAAGTCGTATGACGGATTCGACTAACGATTCTTCTATCGAGCTGtccatgaatatcacaacagaGCTTAATCCTGGAGCTAGATAACTCAAGCCTGTATAAACAAATCTATTTGAGGCTGCAAGTTTCTTTGTACACACGTTTCTTTTGCTTTGTTTGTGATGAACAGTGTCAGCCTTAGTCGTACTCTGTTGCGCttaattgtttatttaaatatCGTCGTTTAGAAAACAAAAGTCATCGTTTTTATATAAATGAAGAAAGTAATTGTGAATTAGTTCTGACAGcaaatactgtttttttttttttttttttttttttttttgcagttgtaAGATCAAATTGGTTACTTCAGACAAACGTTTCTGAATTATTTTATCTAAACACAATGAAAATGCACCAAAAGATTGTTCTTTAAGCAAGCCTAGCGAGCCGTGGGGTTCACTTCGGTTCCAAATGTCATGGTCACTTCTCTTGAACCCCCGGATTCCATGTCACAACTCGTTCCTCCTCTCGAGTTTTCAAGTGTTAAACATTCGATTAGCTCAATAACAACTTGTGACATGGTCGGTCTACTCGCTGAAGAAGCATTGACACAAGCCATTGCTAGCTCAACAAATTTCCAAACAGAATCAGAGTGGTAATCGTCTTTAAGTCTTGGATcgataatgtttttaatatctCCTTTGGTGACCATTAATCCCACCCATTCTGCTATGTATGGTGTTTCACGACGCTGGTCAATCACTGGCAAATTTGTTATAATCTCCAATAAAACGACTCCGAAACTATAGACATCACTTTTTTCAGTCAGCCAATTTGTTTGGTAGTATCTGCAAAAGCGAGAATATACAGATATTGTCAggatttttaaatgatttgaaGTAAAAGTAGAACACACATGTTTTCAAAATGATAGTTAAGTACTCTGGATCAAGGTAACCAAGAGTTCCTGCAACGACTGTGGATACATGGCTTTCTCCATCGTTTGGGAATGATTTAGAAAGCCCAAAATCGGCAATTTTGGCTTGGAAGTTTTCGTCCAACAATATATTTGCTGTTTTAACATCTCTATGAACAATTGGTGGTCTACATCCTTTATACAAATACTCCAATCCTAGTGCAACAAATTCATTTTTGTTGAAGATTATCATATAAAACTACAGTTATTGAGAGGAAAATGATCATTAGGCTTCACTAACCTTGTGCAGCATCTACCGCTATTTTTTAGTCTGGTTCCCCACCTTAAAACAGAGGAGTGATGCTTTCCTATGTTTTTTCACTAAGGCATTAGTTTATGTTCAAGAGGGACATGTTACCATTGGATCCGCATGTGATTGGCTTACCGGACAAAAGCTCTTTTAAGTCTCCATTGGACATATATTCGTATACGAGAACCAAGTCCTTCCCTTTTTCGCAATATCCAACCAGGCCTACCAAATTCTTGTGATGAACTCTCAGAAGAAGATCAACCTAAAACACCaacacgaaagaaaaaaaatacagataAATGGTTCATATCCAACAAAACGTGGTAAAAGAACGTGTGTGTTTACGAGTACCTCTGCCTTGAATTGTTTGTGGCCCTGATCTGATCCCTGAGAGACTACTTTAACAGCAACTTGTTCTGTACCATTAACATATCCATGATAAACCATGCCGAATCCTCCTCTCCCAAGAACCCTTTCAAAGTTATTTGTCATTTCAGTAACCTCTGCGTAAAAgtaaatcttttctttttcgttaTTTTCGGTGGCTCCGGTCTTGGTGTTCTACCCTTTTCTGCAacacaaaatattaatatgatttttttgtttgtttgatatgTAGTGTTACTGTAtacatgaaaattaataaatttgttatGAATACCTCTATTGTTTGATGATTTTTTCCTTTTGAGAACAAAGAATGTAACCAATGCACTTCCAATAATAACCATTGAAGCAACTGATGCAACAACTGGTACAATTATACTCTTTTTGGGATGCCCACTTTCTCTAGGTTTATTTACACATGAACTTTCTGTGCAATTAAGGTTAGGGTTGCCTTCAAAGGCTGAATTATAAATGCTATTCAGTATAAAGTGTATGGTATTCAACAAATGAAGATAATATGAGAAGTTTCCTACTTCAGCTTCAGTCCTTTCTTTTGTAGAAGCTTTTGAGGAACTTGACCACTAAGATTGTTTCCACTTAAGTTTCTGTTATggtagaaaataaaacataaaagacaAGTAGGAAATTTATAAGATTGCTACCTAAAAGACCATTTTTTGCTTCATCTATACAGTCTTATAAAGTACTTACATGATGAAAAGAGATTTCATGTCAGCTAGAAATTCAGGCACATCACCGTTCAAGCTGTTGTTTGATAAGTCTCTAGCATTTCATGAATACAAAATATCCATCACAGTAGAAAAACCAAAACATTGTGAATATTATTCATATATGTTTGACACTTACAGTTCTTGTAGATTGGTTAGATTCTGAATGGCAGGCATAATTATATCGGTCAATCCACTTGAAGATAAGTTTCTagtaatacatatataataaatttagaaCAAAGAAATGACTTAACCATGATGCAAATATTGTAAGACCTTACAAGGAAGTGATTGTTGGTGGAATGGAAGTATCTGTGTTGTTACAGTTTAGACCAGCCCACAAGAACTCTCTGGGACATGGATCTCCTTGCCAGCTAACTCTACTCAATCCGTAAGCACTTTGGATCTTATTGATAGCAACCACTGGAGGCATTACATAGTTAATGATATTAAGAACTGAAAATATGTCAGATCTCCAATTCATGTGTATCACAAATGTAAATTTTTGTACACACCTTCATCTTGGTTTGTTTCTGGCTGAGGAAGTTCAACACCAGTAAAAATCTCCATAGCATTGAGGAGAGGAGGAAGAGTTGACTTTGTTGTTTTCACCAGCTGCAAATGGCAAGCCCCACTTTCGCATCTCAATGTCGATTCGGGTTGAGTTATCATAGTTACAATGCCTAACATTTTAGGACTAAAAGGTTTAGAAAATTCATTTCCATTCAGCAAAACGCTGAATTCTCTGGTCTCATTGGCTAACAGAGTTTGAATCTCTGCAAAGTGAAGGTAAATGTGAAACCGTGTTGTAGAATCCTCCATGTTCCAAGGAATATCCCACGTCCCATAACATTTACATAGGTTGCAGCTGAGGCCATCGCACCTTGAGGCGGATCAAAACCATTAGAAGTGTTTACATTGAGTGTTGTAGTTATTAAATTCCAATCCTTCTTCACCAATGGAACCACCTACGGTCATAGACATCATCAGGGTACCTGCCACAAATCTTGCATTGAAGATATAACAAAACCTCATGTGGTACTACTAATGTAAGTATCAAAAACAGATTCAttgttcgattttttttttcttgttttatgaCATTTCTCTATCTAgcttttttatttagaaaataaactGTATGAAAATCCAAGATAAAGAATCCTTGTCACAAGTCAAAGCTTAATTACCGTAAAATGCTACCAGAACCTTTAAGATAAGTTCTTGATAAGAACTGCAAGGAGCTCCCAGTGTCACTAATGTAGATATCACTTCTCAGTGGCCGTAGCTCCAAGGTTGATATCATCGGCGTAGTTGTTCCAGTCTTAACAAGGCAGATCTGCAAAGAGCTTAACTTGGACAGGTGAATAATCTCCCTATACTGACCACCTGGTACGGTAGCATTCAAGTTCACCGTTGTCCACTTATTAGGGCCAAGGAACAGATCAAAGTTTGGGAGTGTTTGAAGACTATCGTAATTCCCATAAAAGAAGGAAGCTCTAACCAGATACTTTGTTCCTTGCGTGACCTTCACGTTATAACAGTTCCGTTGTCCTTCTGGGAAGTATCTCAGCGTTACAAAAGCCTTTTCGAAGTTTCTCTCAGAATCCTTATCAACTCGACCGTTCTTTCCACTCTCGACGAAACTAGCATCTGAGGTGAATGTTAATCCAGTGGATGGATCGGTGTACGGAGACCCATCAGGTGAAAGCCACAATCCAAAGTGATGAATCCTAACAGACAGAGG contains:
- the LOC125602395 gene encoding LRR receptor-like serine/threonine-protein kinase IOS1, with protein sequence MLMAFSACLLLVFLEIFSVFFLSLAQDQSGFISLDCGSPRGTTFREGTTNLTYISDASFISTGVGRSIKQAYRTQFQQQAWNLRSFPQGIRNCYTLNLTIGDEYLIRTNFLHGGYDDNPTTQFELHLGPNLWTTVSTTNETQASIFEMIHVLKADRLQICLVKTGDSTPFISALELRKLKNTTYLSRQGSLQLFIRADVGATLNQGYRYGIDVFDRVWTPYNFGNWSQISTNQTVNVNNDYQPPEIAMVTASVPTDPDAPMNISLVGVDSTVQFYVFMHFAEIQELKSNETREFNIMYNDKHIYGPFRPLNFTTSSVFTSNEVGADANGKYTFSLQRTGNATLPPLLNGMEVYLVNLLPEQETDGKEVDAMMNIKSGYGVNKIDWEGDTCAPRAYRWSGVNCSYIDNEQPKIISLNLSASGLTGEILEFISELTNLEVLDLSNNTLTGSVPEFLVNMETLKVINLSNNELNGSIPATLLDKARRGRISLSLEGNTGLCSIISCSTTKKKKKNTVIAPVAASLVSVFLIAAGIVTFLVLKRKKRVKLGLNPNSGTGTTPLHSRSHGYESPVIAKNRKLTYIDVVKITNNFERVLGRGGFGVVYYGVLDNQPVAVKMLTESTALGYKQFKAEVELLLRVHHKDLTCLVGYCEEGDKLSLIYEFMANGDLKEHLSGKRGPSILTWEGRLRIAAESAQGLEYLHNGCKPQIVHRDIKTTNILLNEKLQAKLADFGLSRSFPLGTETHVSTVVAGTPGYLDPEYYRTNWLTEKSDVFSFGVVLLELVTNRPVIDQKRERSHIGEWVGLMLSRGDINSIVDPKLQGDFDPNTIWKVVETAMTCLNPSSSRRPTMTQVVMDLKECLNMEMARNMGSRMTDSTNDSSIELSMNITTELNPGAR